The Methanolacinia petrolearia DSM 11571 genome has a segment encoding these proteins:
- a CDS encoding AAA family ATPase: MALKTLVITPAGEEKIWDRDRNLDLTRQVKAEYAFTGRFAERCREYSKKFYPDDRVILSPRYGFVLPHEEIKNYEGDTFAGSGIEYDTIEINAESDGLLNYERVIFLGSDKLHSEYVNVISKVFADKWVEYPLSDSESIEEMLGRLTDAITRDMPLRFNRIKPLEIEIFGLFGKFDYRIPLENPGNISIITAPNGYGKTTILRLLRAVFVGNLGEIRDIPFKALKILFGITGTVSEPEKMTTLIIEKCLGELQGKKLPVGDLWSLNFRLEKSGNSVLEYTVNPDNFDEAETSWELSRIIPPVPVKLISAQRLWQNAESDILREGDLLASHAGGIRRSYELTVLNYSDDIRMRIQAMLNDYAASAQELDSTYPERFMDLCQELDNGVLPGAQQIIEKLSKIRLEQKKLREVGFLSYEPGEWQDNFITGEDIEGDTGILAALQLYAEDIEKKCLIFGDLERKIDLLIMIINSLFLNLSFEIRADKGFNFMVADNEPVAPEKLSSGEQNQLVMYYDLIFSTDPGTLVLVDEPEISLHIVWQRLYLEFIRKITSITGSGFLIATHSPQLIHTNWDCTVDLSGEGVDE; this comes from the coding sequence ATGGCATTAAAAACCCTGGTGATAACTCCTGCCGGTGAGGAGAAAATTTGGGATCGTGACAGGAACCTGGATTTGACCCGGCAAGTTAAGGCTGAATATGCATTCACAGGCAGATTTGCAGAGAGGTGCCGTGAGTACTCAAAAAAGTTCTATCCTGATGACAGGGTGATTCTATCGCCAAGGTACGGTTTTGTCCTTCCGCATGAGGAGATCAAAAATTATGAAGGAGATACATTCGCCGGATCGGGAATTGAATACGATACAATAGAGATAAATGCAGAATCAGATGGTCTGTTGAATTATGAAAGGGTGATATTTCTCGGAAGCGACAAGCTTCATTCTGAATACGTTAATGTAATCTCAAAGGTTTTTGCTGATAAATGGGTCGAATACCCGCTCTCTGATTCGGAGAGCATCGAGGAGATGCTCGGGAGGCTGACAGATGCGATTACAAGAGACATGCCTTTACGCTTTAACAGGATAAAACCCCTGGAGATAGAGATCTTCGGTCTCTTCGGAAAGTTTGATTATAGAATTCCGCTGGAAAATCCCGGGAATATATCGATAATCACCGCCCCCAACGGTTATGGAAAGACGACAATTTTAAGACTGTTACGGGCGGTCTTTGTCGGAAATCTCGGTGAAATCAGGGACATCCCCTTTAAAGCCCTGAAGATCCTGTTCGGTATCACAGGAACCGTATCAGAACCGGAAAAAATGACCACTCTTATTATTGAGAAGTGTTTAGGAGAATTGCAGGGTAAAAAGCTTCCTGTAGGTGATTTATGGTCATTGAATTTCAGGCTGGAGAAATCCGGCAACAGTGTTCTTGAGTATACTGTCAATCCTGACAATTTTGATGAAGCGGAAACCTCATGGGAGCTTAGCAGGATTATTCCACCCGTTCCTGTAAAACTTATATCTGCACAGAGACTCTGGCAAAATGCCGAATCGGATATACTTAGGGAGGGAGATCTTCTGGCAAGTCATGCAGGGGGGATCAGGCGGAGCTATGAACTTACGGTTCTCAACTATTCCGATGATATCAGGATGCGCATCCAGGCAATGCTGAATGATTATGCTGCAAGTGCACAGGAACTTGATTCGACATATCCTGAACGGTTCATGGATCTCTGCCAGGAATTGGATAATGGCGTTCTTCCTGGGGCGCAACAGATTATTGAAAAATTGTCAAAGATTAGACTGGAGCAGAAGAAACTCAGGGAAGTTGGATTCCTGTCGTATGAGCCGGGAGAATGGCAGGACAACTTTATAACCGGAGAGGATATTGAAGGGGATACAGGGATACTTGCAGCACTTCAGCTCTATGCTGAGGATATTGAGAAGAAATGCCTGATATTCGGAGATCTTGAAAGAAAGATCGATCTGTTAATAATGATAATTAATTCGCTTTTCCTTAATCTTTCATTCGAAATTCGGGCAGATAAGGGATTTAATTTCATGGTGGCTGATAATGAACCAGTTGCGCCTGAAAAACTTTCTTCCGGGGAGCAGAACCAGCTGGTGATGTATTATGATCTCATATTTTCGACAGATCCGGGGACTCTTGTACTTGTTGACGAGCCTGAAATCTCACTGCATATCGTATGGCAGAGGCTTTATCTTGAATTCATCAGGAAGATTACAAGTATCACCGGCTCCGGTTTTCTCATAGCTACCCATTCGCCACAACTTATACACACAAACTGGGATTGTACAGTAGATCTCTCAGGGGAAGGGGTCGATGAGTAA
- a CDS encoding BaiN/RdsA family NAD(P)/FAD-dependent oxidoreductase translates to MDYFLISKELMKFDVIIVGGGPAGLFCAIHSAGEGKKVLILEKKTSCGRKLLITGSGQCNLTHEGEISEFLSHYNNTGRFLRPALMNFTNKDLVDFFVKRGVSFETDKNGKIFPSTKKASDILSVLLRECEVRGVSIRCGEPVLSVKNEETGFNIETTLAKYYSKNLVVSTGGASYPQTGSSGDGYKIAESLSQTVTEIAPALAPVYPSSYPFGSLSGISFNNARISLFRDNKKIADHTGDILLTHKGLSGPGILDFSRNILPVDVLKISFMTGMNPEEFRKDFTQKTDLGGTKLVRTILSEYSLPERFAREIIEISGISPDLTCAHLPKKERNVLIKSLTEYPFEVRELGKFDEAMVTRGGVALEGINPKTMESKIVPGLFFVGEILDIDGDTGGYNLQAAFSTGFLAAKTIISRL, encoded by the coding sequence ATGGATTATTTTCTTATATCTAAGGAACTGATGAAATTCGATGTTATTATTGTCGGCGGAGGGCCTGCAGGACTTTTCTGTGCGATCCATTCTGCGGGAGAGGGAAAAAAGGTCCTGATCCTGGAAAAAAAGACGTCCTGCGGGAGAAAACTGCTGATCACCGGTTCCGGGCAGTGCAATCTCACGCACGAAGGTGAAATATCCGAATTTTTGTCTCACTATAATAATACCGGAAGGTTTCTCCGTCCTGCACTGATGAATTTTACCAATAAAGACCTCGTGGATTTTTTTGTAAAGCGGGGTGTTTCGTTTGAAACGGATAAGAACGGAAAGATTTTTCCTTCTACAAAGAAAGCGTCGGATATTCTCTCCGTTCTTTTACGTGAATGTGAAGTGAGGGGGGTTTCGATCAGGTGCGGCGAGCCGGTTTTATCAGTAAAAAATGAAGAGACTGGTTTTAATATTGAAACAACTCTGGCAAAATATTATTCCAAAAATCTGGTTGTTTCTACCGGGGGGGCCTCATATCCCCAGACCGGCTCATCCGGCGACGGGTACAAAATCGCAGAAAGTCTCAGCCAGACTGTAACCGAAATTGCACCTGCTCTTGCACCCGTTTATCCCAGCAGCTACCCGTTCGGTTCGTTGTCCGGGATATCATTTAACAATGCCCGGATATCCCTTTTCCGGGATAATAAAAAGATCGCCGATCACACCGGTGACATCCTTCTGACTCATAAGGGGCTGTCCGGGCCGGGAATCCTGGATTTTTCCAGGAATATTCTTCCTGTTGATGTCCTGAAGATCTCATTCATGACCGGTATGAATCCTGAAGAGTTCAGGAAGGATTTCACGCAAAAGACGGATTTGGGAGGAACAAAACTGGTCCGGACGATCCTTTCGGAATATTCTCTCCCGGAGAGATTTGCCAGAGAGATTATCGAAATATCAGGGATTTCACCTGATCTTACCTGTGCTCATCTTCCAAAAAAGGAGAGAAACGTTTTGATAAAGAGCCTGACCGAATATCCGTTTGAAGTTCGTGAACTTGGCAAATTCGACGAGGCGATGGTCACCCGTGGCGGGGTTGCACTTGAGGGAATTAATCCGAAAACGATGGAGTCGAAGATTGTTCCCGGATTGTTCTTCGTAGGTGAAATACTTGATATCGACGGAGATACGGGGGGATATAATTTGCAGGCGGCATTTTCGACGGGTTTTCTTGCGGCGAAGACGATTATTTCGCGGCTTTAA
- a CDS encoding serpin family protein, giving the protein MGENNIAVPVICILLVFCIFFSGCTEQESVNTTKSANALRAEEQGVAAENVIDANNMFAFDIYRQIAAEQTEDENIFLSPFSISSVFAPVYEGARGDTADEIGSVFHFPENTGTLREDYREINEKINTGDPDYELSIANALWAENTYPFLESYINITKEYYSANTTTLDFKNHPEETRLTINNWAMEKTKDRIQELVPAGMIDIYTRLVVTNAIFFKGIWAKKFDENNTLEANFTTASGEIVKVPMMQKTAAYDYAETDELQAVKLPYENETGNKLSMIVILPKENELHSVEETLYFKKIREVEDSMGSETVRLSLPKFRFETDYMFSGILKKMGVVTAFSDEDADFSGMDGTGGLYIREVIHKAFVEVNEEGTEAAAATAVVVQTIAPPPGYSLPVYTFRADHPFIFLIEDDETGNILFIGRVSNPLEN; this is encoded by the coding sequence ATGGGAGAAAATAATATTGCTGTACCTGTAATATGCATCCTTCTTGTTTTCTGCATCTTCTTCTCCGGCTGCACGGAACAGGAATCCGTCAATACAACAAAATCAGCAAATGCACTCCGGGCTGAAGAACAGGGTGTCGCCGCTGAAAACGTGATCGACGCGAACAATATGTTCGCATTCGACATATACAGGCAAATCGCGGCTGAACAAACGGAAGATGAAAACATCTTCCTCTCCCCCTTCAGCATTTCATCGGTGTTTGCTCCCGTATATGAAGGAGCAAGGGGGGATACGGCAGATGAGATCGGGTCCGTCTTCCACTTCCCTGAAAACACCGGTACGCTAAGGGAAGACTACCGGGAGATCAATGAAAAAATAAATACAGGTGATCCCGACTACGAGCTCAGTATTGCAAACGCACTCTGGGCCGAGAATACATATCCCTTCCTTGAAAGCTACATCAATATCACAAAGGAATACTATTCAGCGAACACCACCACCCTCGACTTCAAAAATCATCCCGAAGAAACACGGCTGACGATCAACAACTGGGCAATGGAAAAGACAAAAGACAGGATTCAGGAACTCGTGCCTGCAGGTATGATAGACATTTATACAAGACTTGTTGTTACAAATGCAATCTTCTTCAAAGGCATATGGGCCAAAAAGTTCGATGAAAACAACACCCTTGAAGCGAATTTTACGACCGCATCAGGAGAGATTGTAAAAGTCCCGATGATGCAGAAAACGGCAGCATACGATTATGCCGAAACCGATGAACTCCAGGCAGTCAAACTGCCGTACGAGAATGAAACAGGAAATAAGCTGTCGATGATCGTCATTCTCCCGAAGGAAAACGAACTGCATTCAGTCGAGGAGACTCTCTATTTTAAAAAGATCAGGGAGGTCGAAGATTCGATGGGATCAGAAACCGTCAGGCTGTCTTTACCAAAATTCAGGTTTGAAACAGATTATATGTTTTCCGGCATCCTGAAAAAAATGGGTGTCGTAACCGCTTTTTCAGACGAGGACGCTGATTTTTCCGGTATGGACGGGACAGGAGGATTATATATCCGTGAAGTTATTCACAAGGCATTTGTAGAGGTGAACGAAGAAGGAACCGAAGCGGCGGCGGCAACGGCAGTTGTAGTACAAACTATTGCTCCTCCGCCGGGATACAGCTTGCCTGTCTATACCTTCAGGGCCGATCACCCGTTCATCTTCCTGATAGAGGATGACGAAACAGGTAATATTCTCTTTATCGGCAGGGTCTCAAATCCCTTAGAAAACTAA